The Monodelphis domestica isolate mMonDom1 chromosome 7, mMonDom1.pri, whole genome shotgun sequence genome window below encodes:
- the LOC130455625 gene encoding UPF0235 protein C15orf40 homolog — MPKKGKGQSKEPAKSLPPIGPVAVDPSGSITIAIHAKPGSKQNAITDVTTENVSVAIAAPPSEGEANTELCRYLSKVLELRKSDVILDKGGKSREKVVKILASTTPEEILEKLKRQAEAP; from the coding sequence ATGCCAAAGAAGGGGAAAGGCCAGAGTAAGGAGCCAGCGAAATCACTTCCTCCCATTGGACCTGTTGCGGTTGATCCGAGTGGTTCCATCACAATAGCCATTCATGCCAAACCTGGCTCCAAACAAAATGCTATAACAGATGTGACAACTGAAAATGTAAGTGTAGCCATTGCTGCACCTCCATCAGAAGGGGAAGCTAATACAGAACTATGTCGATATCTTTCCAAGGTCCTAGAACTTAGGAAGAGTGATGTTATCTTAGATAAGGGTGGTAAATCTCGTGAAAAAGTGGTTAAGATCTTAGCATCCACAACTCCGGAAGAGATTTTGGAGAAATTGAAAAGGCAAGCAGAAGCTCCCTAA